The following are from one region of the Mycolicibacterium diernhoferi genome:
- a CDS encoding DUF3558 domain-containing protein gives MRGRGNGFVPRVTGTVAAATAVLAVAGCAQQVDGVAQPARSAAERGYGFTDDRCGLLTDGSVRTALAADEVTRPYSGAVCQYVLSRAGVMLDVTFTWFDTGNLDRERAVAADRGAQISDTVVERRPAFLARRDTTGTACAATAAAGGGVLSWWVQTRGSERSDEGKPGTGGADVCLDAEKLLSATLKSDM, from the coding sequence ATGCGTGGGCGTGGCAATGGGTTCGTCCCCCGAGTGACCGGCACCGTCGCCGCGGCAACCGCGGTGCTGGCGGTGGCAGGCTGCGCGCAGCAGGTCGACGGCGTGGCACAGCCCGCGCGCTCCGCTGCCGAGCGCGGCTACGGCTTCACCGATGACCGCTGCGGGTTGCTGACGGACGGCTCGGTGCGGACGGCCCTGGCCGCGGACGAGGTGACCAGGCCCTATAGCGGCGCGGTGTGCCAGTACGTGCTGTCGCGCGCGGGCGTCATGCTCGACGTGACCTTCACCTGGTTCGACACCGGGAATCTGGACCGCGAGCGTGCCGTGGCCGCCGACCGCGGCGCCCAGATCAGCGACACCGTCGTCGAACGCCGGCCCGCGTTCCTGGCGCGGCGGGACACCACCGGCACGGCGTGTGCGGCGACCGCGGCCGCCGGCGGGGGAGTGCTGAGCTGGTGGGTACAGACCCGCGGAAGCGAGCGCAGCGACGAAGGCAAGCCGGGTACCGGCGGTGCCGATGTGTGCCTCGATGCCGAGAAGCTGCTCTCGGCCACCTTGAAGTCGGACATGTGA
- a CDS encoding DUF3558 domain-containing protein, with the protein MRRLTMITAAALALAGCTAGHPQSEPTPAAPADAPVTSATWGIGTDCNGIADADVARATGTALFAKVLVNDVGCFWQENTVTGTFGAGMGISTWRYRGSDIAAERELEQQSGRTLAELSIQGNKGFKAYDANTCSIYVAKGQDLITWSIQTMNPSTLPPLCAITDQLAELSQDRVN; encoded by the coding sequence ATGCGCCGTCTCACGATGATCACCGCGGCCGCGCTGGCGCTCGCCGGATGCACCGCGGGACATCCGCAGTCCGAGCCGACGCCGGCCGCCCCCGCCGACGCGCCGGTGACATCGGCCACCTGGGGGATCGGCACGGACTGCAACGGCATCGCCGACGCCGACGTCGCCCGCGCGACGGGAACCGCCCTGTTCGCCAAGGTCCTGGTCAACGATGTCGGGTGCTTCTGGCAGGAGAACACGGTGACCGGCACGTTCGGCGCCGGGATGGGGATCTCGACCTGGCGTTACCGCGGAAGCGACATCGCCGCCGAGCGCGAACTCGAACAACAGTCCGGGCGCACCCTGGCCGAATTGTCGATCCAGGGCAACAAGGGGTTCAAGGCGTACGACGCCAATACCTGCAGCATCTATGTGGCCAAGGGGCAGGACCTGATCACCTGGTCGATCCAGACGATGAACCCGTCCACGCTGCCCCCGCTGTGCGCGATCACCGACCAGCTGGCCGAACTCAGCCAGGACCGGGTGAACTAG
- a CDS encoding TetR/AcrR family transcriptional regulator produces MAARATKLSRDSIVSAALAFLDREGWDALTINALATQLGTKGPSLYNHVQSLEDLRRTVRMHVIKDIIGMLNAVGEGRTRDDAVVTMASAYRSYAHHHPGRYSAFTRMPLGGDDPEYTAAAREAAGPVLAAMSSYGLVGDNAFYAALEFWSALHGFVLLEMTGVMDDVDTDAVFTDMVLRLAAGMERR; encoded by the coding sequence ATGGCAGCGCGGGCGACAAAGCTGAGCCGCGACTCGATCGTGAGCGCCGCGCTGGCCTTCCTGGACCGCGAGGGCTGGGATGCGCTGACCATCAACGCGCTGGCCACCCAGCTGGGCACCAAGGGGCCCTCGCTCTACAACCATGTACAGAGCCTGGAAGACCTGCGCCGAACAGTGCGGATGCATGTCATCAAGGACATCATCGGGATGCTGAACGCGGTCGGTGAAGGCCGTACCCGCGACGATGCGGTGGTCACCATGGCCAGCGCGTACCGCAGCTACGCCCACCATCATCCGGGCCGGTATTCGGCGTTCACCCGGATGCCGCTGGGCGGTGACGACCCCGAGTACACCGCGGCCGCCCGGGAGGCCGCCGGCCCGGTGCTGGCCGCCATGTCGTCCTACGGACTGGTCGGCGATAACGCGTTCTATGCGGCCCTGGAGTTCTGGTCGGCGCTGCACGGGTTCGTGCTGCTGGAGATGACCGGTGTGATGGACGATGTCGACACCGATGCGGTCTTCACCGACATGGTGCTGAGGCTGGCGGCGGGCATGGAACGCAGGTAG
- the rpsL gene encoding 30S ribosomal protein S12, giving the protein MPTINQLVRKGRRDKVAKVKTAALKGSPQRRGVCTRVYTTTPKKPNSALRKVARVKLTTGVEVTAYIPGEGHNLQEHSMVLVRGGRVKDLPGVRYKIIRGSLDTQGVKNRKQARSRYGAKKEKS; this is encoded by the coding sequence ATGCCAACCATCAACCAGCTGGTCCGCAAGGGTCGCCGCGACAAGGTCGCGAAGGTGAAGACCGCGGCCCTCAAGGGCAGCCCGCAGCGTCGCGGTGTGTGCACTCGCGTGTACACCACCACCCCGAAGAAGCCGAACTCGGCGCTTCGGAAGGTCGCCCGCGTGAAGCTGACGACGGGGGTTGAGGTCACCGCCTACATCCCCGGTGAAGGCCACAACCTGCAGGAGCACTCGATGGTGCTGGTCCGCGGCGGTCGTGTGAAGGACCTCCCGGGTGTGCGCTACAAGATCATTCGCGGCTCGCTGGACACCCAGGGTGTCAAGAACCGCAAGCAGGCACGTAGCCGTTACGGCGCGAAGAAGGAGAAGAGCTAA
- the rpsG gene encoding 30S ribosomal protein S7 → MPRKGPAPKRPLVNDPVYGSQLVTQLVNKVLLDGKKSLAERIVYGALEQARDKTGTDPVVTLKRALDNVKPALEVRSRRVGGATYQVPVEVRPERSTTLALRWLVSFSKARREKTMVERLANEILDASNGLGAAVKRREDTHKMAEANRAFAHYRW, encoded by the coding sequence ATGCCGCGCAAGGGTCCCGCGCCGAAGCGCCCGTTGGTCAACGACCCCGTCTACGGGTCGCAGCTGGTCACCCAGCTGGTCAACAAGGTGCTGCTGGACGGCAAGAAGTCGCTCGCCGAGCGCATCGTCTACGGCGCCCTGGAGCAGGCTCGTGACAAGACCGGCACCGATCCGGTCGTCACCCTCAAGCGCGCTCTGGACAACGTGAAGCCCGCCCTCGAGGTGCGCAGCCGCCGTGTCGGTGGCGCCACCTACCAGGTGCCGGTCGAGGTTCGTCCGGAGCGTTCGACCACGCTGGCGCTGCGCTGGCTGGTCAGCTTCTCCAAGGCACGCCGCGAGAAGACCATGGTCGAGCGTCTCGCCAACGAGATCCTCGACGCCAGCAATGGCCTCGGTGCCGCTGTGAAGCGACGCGAAGACACGCACAAGATGGCCGAAGCAAACCGGGCCTTCGCGCATTACCGCTGGTGA
- the fusA gene encoding elongation factor G, with translation MAQDVLTDLTKVRNIGIMAHIDAGKTTTTERILFYTGVNYKIGETHDGASTTDWMEQEQERGITITSAAVTCFWNQNQINIIDTPGHVDFTVEVERSLRVLDGAVAVFDGKEGVEPQSEQVWRQADKYDVPRICFVNKMDKLGADFYFTVQTIKDRLGAKPLVIQLPIGAENDFEGIIDLVEMNAKVWRGETKMGESYETVEIPADLAEKAEQYRNELLETVAETDDALMEKFFGGEELTIDEVKGAIRKLTVNSEIYPVLCGSAFKNKGVQPMLDAVIDYLPSPLDVESVQGHVPNKEDEIISRKPSVDEPFSALAFKIAVHPFFGKLTYVRVYSGKVESGAQVVNSTKGKKERLGKLFQMHANKENPVERASAGHIYAVIGLKDTTTGDTLCDPNDQVVLESMTFPDPVIEVAIEPKTKSDQEKLGTAIQKLAEEDPTFKVHLDQDTGQTVIGGMGELHLDILVDRMRREFKVEANVGKPQVAYRETIKRSVQNVEYTHKKQTGGSGQFAKVIISLDPFEGEDGATYEFENKVTGGRIPREYIPSVDAGAQDAMQYGVLAGYPLVNVKVTLLDGAYHDVDSSEMAFKVAGSQALKKAAQSAQPVILEPIMAVEVITPEDYMGDVIGDLNSRRGQIQAMEERSGARVVKAQVPLSEMFGYVGDLRSKTQGRANYSMVFDSYAEVPANVSKEIIAKATGQ, from the coding sequence GTGGCACAGGACGTGCTGACCGACCTCACGAAGGTCCGCAACATCGGCATCATGGCGCACATCGACGCCGGCAAGACGACGACGACCGAGCGCATCCTCTTCTACACGGGTGTCAACTACAAGATCGGTGAAACGCACGACGGTGCGTCCACCACCGACTGGATGGAGCAGGAGCAGGAGCGGGGTATCACCATCACCTCCGCTGCCGTCACGTGCTTCTGGAACCAGAACCAGATCAACATCATCGACACCCCCGGTCACGTCGACTTCACCGTCGAGGTGGAGCGTTCGCTGCGCGTGCTCGATGGCGCCGTTGCCGTGTTCGACGGCAAGGAAGGCGTGGAGCCGCAGTCCGAGCAGGTGTGGCGGCAGGCCGACAAGTACGACGTCCCGCGTATCTGCTTCGTCAACAAGATGGACAAGCTGGGTGCGGACTTCTACTTCACCGTGCAGACCATCAAGGACCGCCTCGGCGCCAAGCCGCTGGTCATCCAGCTGCCGATCGGTGCCGAGAACGACTTCGAGGGCATCATCGACCTGGTCGAGATGAACGCGAAGGTCTGGCGCGGCGAGACCAAGATGGGCGAGAGCTACGAGACCGTCGAGATCCCCGCGGATCTGGCCGAGAAGGCCGAGCAGTACCGCAATGAGCTGCTCGAGACCGTCGCCGAGACCGACGATGCGTTGATGGAGAAGTTCTTCGGTGGCGAAGAACTCACCATCGACGAGGTCAAGGGCGCGATCCGCAAGCTGACCGTCAACAGCGAGATCTACCCGGTGCTGTGTGGCAGTGCGTTCAAGAACAAGGGCGTGCAGCCCATGCTCGACGCCGTCATCGACTACCTGCCCTCGCCGCTGGACGTCGAATCCGTGCAGGGCCACGTGCCCAACAAGGAAGACGAGATCATCAGCCGGAAGCCTTCGGTCGATGAGCCGTTCTCCGCGCTGGCGTTCAAGATCGCCGTGCACCCGTTCTTCGGCAAGCTCACCTACGTCCGGGTGTACTCGGGCAAGGTCGAGTCCGGTGCGCAGGTCGTGAACTCCACCAAGGGCAAGAAGGAGCGTCTGGGCAAGCTGTTCCAGATGCACGCCAACAAGGAGAACCCGGTCGAGCGTGCCTCCGCCGGTCACATCTACGCCGTGATCGGTCTGAAGGACACCACGACCGGTGACACCCTGTGCGACCCGAACGACCAGGTCGTGCTGGAGTCGATGACCTTCCCCGATCCGGTGATCGAGGTGGCCATCGAGCCCAAGACCAAGAGTGACCAGGAGAAGCTGGGCACGGCCATCCAGAAGCTGGCCGAAGAGGATCCCACCTTCAAGGTGCACCTGGATCAGGACACCGGCCAGACCGTCATCGGCGGTATGGGCGAGCTGCACCTGGACATCCTGGTGGACCGCATGCGTCGCGAGTTCAAGGTCGAGGCCAATGTCGGCAAGCCGCAGGTGGCTTACCGCGAGACGATCAAGCGCTCCGTGCAGAACGTCGAGTACACCCACAAGAAGCAGACGGGTGGCTCCGGCCAGTTCGCGAAGGTCATCATCAGCCTCGATCCGTTCGAGGGTGAAGACGGTGCGACCTACGAGTTCGAGAACAAGGTCACCGGTGGCCGCATCCCGCGCGAGTACATCCCGTCTGTGGATGCCGGTGCGCAGGACGCCATGCAGTACGGCGTGCTCGCCGGCTACCCGCTGGTGAACGTGAAGGTCACCCTGCTCGACGGCGCATACCACGACGTCGACTCGTCGGAAATGGCCTTCAAGGTGGCCGGCTCCCAGGCGCTGAAGAAGGCCGCGCAGTCGGCTCAGCCGGTGATCCTGGAACCGATCATGGCCGTCGAGGTCATCACGCCCGAGGATTACATGGGCGATGTGATCGGCGATTTGAACTCCCGCCGTGGTCAGATCCAGGCCATGGAGGAGCGCAGCGGTGCGCGCGTCGTCAAGGCGCAGGTGCCGCTGTCGGAGATGTTCGGCTACGTCGGCGACCTTCGGTCGAAGACCCAGGGCCGGGCTAACTACTCCATGGTGTTCGACTCGTACGCCGAAGTGCCGGCGAACGTGTCGAAGGAGATCATCGCCAAGGCGACCGGCCAGTAG
- the tuf gene encoding elongation factor Tu: MAKAKFERTKPHVNIGTIGHVDHGKTTLTAAITKVLHDQYPDLNESRAFDQIDNAPEERQRGITINISHVEYQTEKRHYAHVDAPGHADYIKNMITGAAQMDGAILVVAATDGPMPQTREHVLLARQVGVPYILVALNKSDMVDDEELLELVEMEVRELLAAQDFDEDAPVVKVSALKALEGDEKWVKSVQDLMAAVDESIPDPVRETDKPFLMPVEDVFTITGRGTVVTGRVERGVINVNEEVEIVGIRPETTKTTVTGVEMFRKLLDQGQAGDNVGLLVRGIKREDVERGQVVVKPGTTTPHTEFEGSVYILSKDEGGRHTPFFNNYRPQFYFRTTDVTGVVTLPEGTEMVMPGDNTDISVKLIQPVAMDEGLRFAIREGGRTVGAGRVTKIIK; this comes from the coding sequence GTGGCGAAGGCGAAGTTCGAGCGGACGAAGCCGCACGTCAACATCGGGACCATCGGTCACGTTGACCACGGCAAGACCACGCTGACCGCAGCAATCACCAAGGTGCTGCATGACCAGTACCCCGATTTGAACGAGTCGCGCGCATTCGACCAGATCGACAATGCGCCCGAGGAGCGTCAGCGCGGTATCACCATCAACATCTCCCACGTGGAGTACCAGACCGAGAAGCGTCACTACGCACACGTGGATGCCCCCGGTCACGCTGACTACATCAAGAACATGATCACCGGTGCGGCCCAGATGGACGGCGCCATCCTCGTGGTCGCCGCCACCGACGGCCCGATGCCGCAGACCCGCGAGCACGTGCTGCTCGCCCGTCAGGTCGGCGTGCCCTACATCCTGGTCGCGCTGAACAAGTCGGACATGGTCGACGACGAAGAGCTGCTCGAGCTCGTCGAGATGGAGGTCCGCGAACTGCTGGCCGCCCAGGACTTCGACGAGGACGCCCCGGTCGTCAAGGTTTCGGCCCTGAAGGCTCTCGAGGGTGACGAGAAGTGGGTCAAGTCGGTTCAGGACTTGATGGCCGCTGTGGACGAGTCCATCCCGGACCCGGTTCGCGAGACCGACAAGCCCTTCCTGATGCCCGTCGAGGACGTGTTCACCATCACCGGTCGTGGCACCGTGGTGACCGGTCGCGTCGAGCGTGGCGTGATCAACGTCAACGAAGAGGTCGAGATCGTCGGCATCCGTCCCGAGACCACCAAGACCACGGTCACCGGTGTCGAGATGTTCCGCAAGCTGCTCGACCAGGGCCAGGCCGGTGACAACGTCGGTCTGCTGGTTCGTGGCATCAAGCGCGAAGATGTCGAGCGCGGCCAGGTTGTCGTCAAGCCCGGCACCACCACCCCGCACACCGAGTTCGAGGGCAGCGTCTACATCCTGTCCAAGGACGAGGGTGGCCGCCACACGCCGTTCTTCAACAACTACCGTCCGCAGTTCTACTTCCGTACCACGGACGTGACCGGCGTGGTGACCCTGCCCGAGGGCACCGAGATGGTGATGCCCGGTGACAACACCGACATCTCCGTCAAGCTGATCCAGCCCGTCGCCATGGACGAGGGCCTGCGGTTCGCCATCCGTGAGGGTGGACGTACCGTCGGCGCCGGCCGCGTGACCAAGATCATCAAGTAG
- a CDS encoding sensor histidine kinase: MIPTELTAGRRLDSARRHIIDRATTSTLLMRHGANVIVALTMAADPADIATPAGTMLLVVVGLWSAYRLLTRSASPVMTALDFVATVAVCLAVPLMVAGPDFHRSNCAPIAVAGTAVVAFALSLRPRISLPMTVTIAAAYAHGAAQVVGWSQVPEIFNLYYFALQWTASTVMRFVTLRVADAVDAARHAREVMEVNETVNAAVRAYDREQTRLLHDTVASTLMLAGQGAEIPAAGLATQARRDLDVLADGPPQTPDGSVEVVEPLRELAAHLRTPFSFTGFDEWRVTGEVGVAVIAAAREVLTNVDRHADAELVTIDVGAAGVTITDDGVGFDPATPGRGFGLSASVQGRMTQLGGRAVITSRPGAGTTVALRWPTERADRISDPDQLITRIRTGFGIGMAIYAVLNVAVTAPFSAPDVHPGLQLALAAIAAACTLSAIPMIRTGRGTTPALGAGILMIVALVQTMSVPPDLIGGQAQWSQGAIGWCVLPLLLRMPAGRAGAILVLFWFAPAVASLLRSPTADTLVNIGFGTASILTVQLCVLLLHTLIADASVAAHQETVQRVRLIADGRLAQALADEYNRRYAELVNNVRPLLEALRDGEPLDESFRRRARLECQRMRVLFDQSASFDHPLPARLRPAITAAEERHIDVSVHVEGELPALGDATICRVVEALDCALKVSATSARIALTTSDDVLTASIVCPDIEDPDVLAGALPWSEGVELTVAGDTTWLTVRCDTAENESGAHPFG; this comes from the coding sequence GTGATCCCCACTGAACTGACCGCCGGCCGGCGGCTCGACTCGGCGCGACGACACATCATCGACCGTGCCACCACGTCCACACTGCTGATGCGCCACGGCGCGAATGTGATTGTCGCGCTGACCATGGCGGCCGATCCCGCCGACATCGCCACCCCCGCAGGCACCATGCTGCTGGTCGTCGTCGGCCTCTGGTCGGCCTACCGGCTGCTCACCCGGTCGGCATCCCCGGTGATGACCGCGCTGGATTTCGTTGCCACCGTAGCTGTTTGTCTGGCGGTACCGCTCATGGTCGCGGGACCCGACTTCCACCGCTCCAACTGTGCACCGATCGCCGTCGCCGGCACCGCGGTCGTCGCGTTCGCCCTGTCGCTGCGGCCCCGGATCTCGCTGCCCATGACCGTGACCATTGCCGCGGCCTACGCCCACGGCGCCGCCCAGGTCGTCGGCTGGTCTCAGGTGCCGGAGATCTTCAATCTCTACTATTTCGCGTTGCAGTGGACAGCCTCGACCGTGATGCGTTTCGTGACACTGCGAGTCGCCGACGCCGTGGACGCCGCACGGCACGCCCGCGAGGTGATGGAGGTCAACGAGACCGTCAACGCCGCCGTCCGCGCCTACGACCGGGAACAGACCCGGCTGCTGCACGACACCGTCGCCTCCACCCTGATGCTGGCCGGACAGGGTGCGGAGATCCCGGCGGCGGGCCTGGCCACGCAGGCCCGGCGGGATCTCGATGTCCTGGCCGACGGCCCGCCGCAGACTCCGGACGGCTCCGTCGAAGTGGTCGAACCGCTCCGGGAGCTCGCCGCGCATCTGCGTACTCCGTTCAGCTTCACCGGGTTTGACGAATGGAGGGTCACCGGGGAGGTCGGCGTCGCGGTCATCGCGGCGGCCCGTGAAGTGCTGACCAATGTCGACCGGCACGCAGATGCAGAGCTGGTGACCATCGATGTCGGTGCGGCCGGGGTGACCATCACCGATGACGGCGTGGGTTTCGACCCGGCGACCCCGGGTCGCGGTTTCGGGTTGTCCGCATCGGTGCAGGGTCGGATGACGCAACTGGGCGGCCGCGCCGTCATCACCTCACGGCCCGGCGCCGGCACCACGGTGGCGCTGCGGTGGCCGACCGAACGTGCCGACAGGATCTCCGACCCTGACCAGCTGATCACCCGGATCCGCACCGGTTTCGGGATCGGGATGGCCATCTATGCGGTGCTCAATGTGGCGGTGACAGCGCCCTTTTCCGCCCCGGACGTGCACCCGGGACTGCAGCTCGCGCTGGCGGCGATCGCCGCCGCCTGCACGCTGAGCGCGATACCGATGATCCGCACCGGGCGGGGCACGACACCGGCGCTGGGTGCGGGCATCCTGATGATCGTGGCGCTGGTTCAGACGATGTCGGTGCCACCCGACCTGATCGGCGGTCAGGCGCAGTGGTCGCAGGGTGCGATCGGCTGGTGCGTGCTGCCGCTGCTGCTGCGCATGCCGGCCGGCCGCGCGGGCGCCATCCTGGTGCTGTTCTGGTTCGCCCCCGCCGTGGCAAGCCTGCTGCGCAGCCCCACCGCGGACACCCTGGTCAATATCGGATTCGGCACGGCGAGCATCCTGACCGTCCAGCTGTGCGTGCTGCTGTTGCACACCCTCATCGCCGATGCGTCGGTGGCCGCGCATCAGGAGACCGTGCAGCGGGTTCGGCTCATCGCCGATGGCCGTCTGGCACAAGCACTTGCCGATGAGTACAACCGGCGCTACGCGGAACTGGTCAACAATGTCCGCCCACTGCTGGAGGCGTTGCGGGACGGCGAACCGCTCGACGAATCATTCCGCCGCCGCGCTCGCCTGGAGTGTCAGCGGATGCGGGTCCTGTTCGATCAGTCCGCCAGTTTCGACCACCCGCTGCCGGCGCGGCTGCGTCCGGCGATCACGGCCGCCGAGGAACGGCACATCGACGTGTCGGTCCATGTGGAAGGCGAGCTGCCCGCCCTCGGTGACGCCACGATCTGCCGGGTCGTCGAGGCGCTGGACTGTGCCCTGAAGGTGTCGGCCACCTCGGCGCGCATTGCGCTGACCACGTCGGACGACGTGCTGACCGCCAGCATCGTCTGCCCCGATATCGAGGATCCGGATGTGCTGGCCGGCGCACTGCCCTGGTCGGAGGGTGTGGAGCTGACGGTCGCCGGTGACACCACCTGGCTGACCGTCCGGTGCGATACCGCCGAAAACGAAAGCGGCGCCCACCCTTTCGGGTGA
- a CDS encoding response regulator transcription factor produces the protein MSVDTDPLCIAVIDDHDVIHSGIKAWCAATVPPILVSGSFFDAESFLGAHPVPSPAVQVAVVDLELTNRKPDFAALERIVDAGHRVVVYSHLEHNEVILRCLDLGAVTYLVKSEGKRHLMEAVQSAASDTPYVGPRMAGALHSDSAVGRPSLAAREKEVLVAWFQTESKELVGSRLFISPATVRTHLQRIRLKYAAVGRPAKTKAALVARAIQDGLISVDEF, from the coding sequence TTGTCCGTGGATACCGACCCGTTGTGCATCGCTGTCATCGACGATCACGACGTCATCCACAGCGGGATCAAGGCCTGGTGCGCGGCGACCGTTCCACCGATTCTGGTGAGCGGCTCCTTCTTCGACGCCGAATCATTCCTCGGCGCCCACCCGGTGCCCTCGCCGGCCGTGCAGGTGGCGGTGGTCGATCTGGAACTCACGAACCGCAAGCCGGATTTCGCCGCCCTGGAACGCATCGTCGACGCCGGCCACCGCGTGGTGGTGTACTCCCACCTGGAACACAACGAAGTGATCCTGCGCTGCCTCGATCTCGGAGCGGTCACCTATCTGGTCAAGTCCGAAGGAAAACGGCACCTGATGGAGGCCGTGCAGTCCGCGGCGTCGGACACCCCGTACGTCGGTCCGCGGATGGCCGGCGCCCTGCACAGCGACAGCGCCGTGGGCCGGCCCTCGCTGGCCGCCCGGGAAAAAGAAGTGTTGGTCGCCTGGTTCCAAACCGAGAGCAAGGAACTGGTGGGCAGCCGGCTGTTCATCTCCCCGGCGACGGTGCGTACGCACCTGCAACGGATCCGGCTCAAGTACGCCGCGGTCGGGCGTCCCGCGAAGACCAAGGCCGCACTCGTCGCCCGCGCCATCCAGGATGGACTGATCAGCGTCGACGAATTCTGA
- a CDS encoding response regulator transcription factor produces MIRAVNRGADRATDGISVALIDDHDVIHAGVRAWFAGCNPPIELVADYPHPAAFLADHPRGGEDIDVVLFDLQYERFQPEFETLRRVCEAGHRVIVYSHMATDEVILSSLDAGAITFLAKGEDKQHLFDAVYAAHANTPYVGPRMAKALFNDRTVGRPGLSTREREVLIAWFQTENKEFVAKRLFIEPSTVRTHLQRARAKYAAVGRPAPTKAALIARAVQDGILSIEDL; encoded by the coding sequence ATGATTAGAGCGGTTAACCGCGGGGCGGACCGCGCCACCGACGGCATCTCCGTGGCTCTGATCGACGATCACGATGTCATTCACGCGGGAGTGCGCGCCTGGTTTGCCGGTTGTAATCCACCCATCGAATTGGTCGCCGATTATCCACATCCTGCCGCGTTTTTGGCCGACCACCCGCGGGGCGGCGAGGACATCGATGTGGTGTTGTTCGACCTGCAATACGAACGGTTCCAGCCCGAATTCGAGACCCTGCGGCGGGTCTGCGAGGCCGGACACCGGGTCATCGTCTACTCGCACATGGCCACCGACGAGGTGATCCTGTCCAGCCTGGACGCCGGCGCCATCACGTTCCTGGCCAAGGGCGAGGACAAACAGCACCTGTTCGACGCCGTCTACGCAGCCCACGCGAACACCCCGTATGTGGGGCCGCGGATGGCCAAGGCACTGTTCAACGACCGCACGGTGGGCAGGCCAGGATTGAGCACCCGCGAGCGCGAGGTGCTGATCGCCTGGTTCCAGACCGAGAACAAGGAGTTCGTCGCCAAGCGCCTGTTCATCGAGCCGTCGACGGTGCGCACCCATCTGCAGCGGGCACGCGCGAAGTACGCCGCGGTCGGCCGGCCGGCGCCCACCAAGGCGGCGCTGATCGCCCGCGCGGTTCAGGACGGCATCCTCAGCATCGAAGACCTGTAG